In a single window of the Flavobacterium ammoniigenes genome:
- the hemL gene encoding glutamate-1-semialdehyde 2,1-aminomutase: MIYQRSSQLFAEAEKVIPGGVNSPVRAFKAVGGTPIFVKSAKGAYLYDEDGNRLIDYINSWGPMVLGHAYAPVVDAVVAKAQLGTSFGMPTELETQIAALAVSMVPNIDKIRFVNSGTEACMSAIRLARGYTKRDKIIKFAGCYHGHSDSFLIQAGSGAITFGSPNSPGVTEGTAKDTLLARYNDLDNVETLIAANKNEIAAIIVEPVAGNMGCIPPQNGFLEGLRQLCSDNGILLIFDEVMTGFRLAKGGVQELYGIQADIVCFGKVIGGGLPVGAFAARSEIMNHLAPLGPVYQAGTLSGNPLAMAAGLAMLQALNNDAAIFQRLEEKTAYLAAGIDRVLKANNVVFTINRVGSMISVHFDADPVVDFQSAAKGDNATFKKFFHGLLQEGIYIAPSAYETWFITDALTYEDLDVTIQAIDKVSKTF; encoded by the coding sequence ATGATATACCAAAGAAGTAGTCAGCTCTTTGCTGAAGCTGAAAAAGTAATTCCAGGAGGTGTGAATTCACCAGTTAGAGCATTTAAAGCGGTTGGAGGAACTCCTATTTTTGTCAAAAGTGCGAAAGGCGCTTATTTGTATGATGAAGACGGTAACCGTTTAATTGATTACATCAACTCTTGGGGACCGATGGTTTTAGGCCATGCCTATGCACCAGTGGTGGATGCGGTGGTGGCGAAAGCGCAATTGGGAACTTCTTTTGGAATGCCCACCGAATTAGAAACGCAAATTGCGGCTTTAGCGGTTTCGATGGTGCCGAATATTGATAAAATCCGTTTTGTGAATTCAGGGACTGAGGCCTGTATGAGCGCCATTCGATTAGCGCGTGGTTATACTAAAAGAGACAAAATCATCAAATTTGCAGGATGCTACCACGGACATTCCGATTCGTTTTTGATTCAAGCGGGGAGTGGAGCCATTACTTTTGGTTCACCTAACAGTCCTGGTGTAACAGAAGGAACCGCTAAAGATACTTTGTTAGCCCGTTACAATGATTTGGATAATGTGGAGACCTTAATTGCAGCCAATAAAAATGAAATTGCCGCGATTATTGTAGAACCTGTTGCAGGAAATATGGGTTGTATTCCGCCTCAAAACGGATTTTTAGAAGGCTTGCGCCAATTGTGTTCAGATAATGGAATCTTGTTAATTTTTGACGAGGTGATGACGGGTTTCCGTTTAGCCAAAGGCGGTGTACAAGAATTATATGGCATTCAAGCGGATATTGTTTGTTTTGGAAAAGTAATTGGAGGTGGTTTGCCTGTTGGTGCTTTTGCAGCTCGATCAGAAATTATGAATCATTTGGCTCCACTTGGACCAGTATACCAAGCGGGAACTTTATCAGGAAATCCATTGGCTATGGCTGCTGGTTTGGCTATGTTACAAGCCTTGAATAATGATGCTGCTATTTTTCAGCGATTGGAAGAAAAAACAGCTTATTTAGCAGCAGGAATTGACCGTGTTTTAAAAGCCAACAATGTAGTATTTACAATTAATAGAGTAGGTTCTATGATTTCGGTTCATTTTGACGCCGATCCGGTGGTTGATTTTCAATCGGCTGCCAAAGGCGATAATGCTACTTTCAAGAAATTCTTTCACGGCTTATTGCAAGAAGGAATTTATATTGCGCCATCAGCCTACGAAACCTGGTTTATTACGGATGCGTTGACTTATGAAGATTTGGATGTTACCATTCAGGCAATTGACAAAGTGTCTAAAACATTTTAA
- a CDS encoding glucosaminidase domain-containing protein yields the protein MIKKSLVVFVLLLLVGCHAKKSVIVTQKDSRYNSSKYKRNTSSTPTKSIAVNGTVNDYIANYKDVAMSNMKNYGIPASIILAQGILESGAGKGSLAATANNHFGIKCHNDWTGETVLKDDDAAQECFRKYNDPAESFKDHATFLTGRNRYASLFELPKDDYEAWAKGLRLAGYATDPNYPEKLISYIERYELYQYDSQVLDKKFTLNKKKMEATAIADSSTLGEYEVQKGDTLFSIAKKFNLSLEDIKQKNNMLDNALYVGQKLRLK from the coding sequence ATGATTAAAAAGAGTCTAGTCGTTTTTGTGTTGTTACTGCTAGTTGGATGTCACGCCAAGAAATCGGTGATTGTGACTCAAAAAGACAGTAGATATAATTCCAGTAAATACAAAAGAAATACAAGTTCGACGCCTACAAAATCAATAGCTGTCAATGGAACAGTGAATGATTATATTGCTAATTACAAAGACGTAGCGATGAGTAATATGAAAAATTACGGTATTCCGGCTAGTATTATTTTGGCACAAGGAATTTTAGAATCGGGTGCAGGAAAAGGGTCTTTAGCAGCTACTGCCAATAATCATTTTGGTATTAAATGTCATAACGATTGGACTGGAGAAACAGTTTTGAAAGATGATGATGCGGCACAAGAATGTTTTAGAAAATACAATGATCCAGCAGAATCCTTTAAAGATCATGCGACTTTTTTAACAGGAAGAAACCGTTATGCGAGCTTGTTCGAATTGCCCAAAGACGATTACGAAGCTTGGGCAAAAGGATTGCGATTAGCGGGTTACGCTACGGATCCTAATTACCCAGAAAAATTAATTTCGTACATAGAGCGTTATGAGTTGTACCAATACGACAGCCAGGTTTTAGACAAGAAATTTACATTGAACAAAAAGAAAATGGAAGCAACAGCCATCGCGGATAGTTCAACTCTAGGCGAATACGAAGTGCAAAAAGGAGACACACTATTTTCAATTGCCAAAAAATTCAATTTGAGTTTAGAAGACATCAAACAAAAAAATAATATGTTGGATAATGCACTTTATGTGGGGCAAAAACTTCGCTTAAAGTAA
- a CDS encoding 1-aminocyclopropane-1-carboxylate deaminase/D-cysteine desulfhydrase, whose translation MFSYSLNQAIPINLPKSISLVIKREDLIHPFVSGNKFRKLKYNLLQAKAENQSTLLTFGGAYSNHIAAVAYAGKENGFQTIGIIRGDELGDKIESNPTLKFAQECGMQFEFVYRETYRLKTEATFLEQLQQQYGAFYLIPEGGTNTFAIQGCEEILTPDDASFDYVACAIGTGGTISGIINSVLPHQKVLGFPALKGNFLQDEIRNFVRQDNWKLITDYHFGGYGKVTNDLIDWINQFYDQTQIPLDPVYTGKMVFGIVDLIAKNYFPENAKILLIHTGGLQGIQGMNLKLKNKGLPILHTHD comes from the coding sequence TTGTTTTCGTATTCCTTGAATCAAGCGATTCCGATTAATTTGCCAAAGAGTATCTCTCTTGTTATCAAAAGAGAAGATTTGATACACCCTTTTGTTTCGGGCAATAAATTCAGGAAATTAAAGTACAATTTGCTGCAAGCAAAAGCCGAAAATCAATCCACACTTTTAACTTTTGGAGGGGCCTATTCCAATCATATTGCCGCGGTTGCGTATGCTGGAAAAGAAAATGGTTTTCAAACTATTGGAATCATTCGCGGCGACGAATTAGGTGATAAAATAGAAAGCAATCCTACTTTAAAATTTGCCCAAGAATGTGGCATGCAATTCGAATTTGTGTACAGAGAAACCTATCGCTTAAAAACAGAAGCGACTTTTTTGGAACAATTACAACAACAATACGGTGCATTTTATTTAATTCCCGAAGGCGGTACCAATACTTTTGCCATACAAGGTTGCGAAGAAATTTTAACTCCAGATGATGCTTCCTTTGATTATGTGGCTTGTGCCATTGGAACGGGAGGAACTATTTCTGGAATAATTAATAGTGTTTTGCCTCATCAAAAAGTTTTGGGATTTCCTGCCTTGAAAGGTAACTTTTTACAAGATGAAATTCGTAATTTTGTGCGCCAGGACAATTGGAAGTTAATTACCGATTATCATTTTGGAGGTTATGGAAAAGTAACTAATGATTTAATTGATTGGATCAATCAATTTTATGATCAAACCCAAATTCCGTTAGATCCAGTTTATACTGGAAAAATGGTTTTTGGAATAGTAGATTTGATTGCAAAAAATTACTTTCCTGAAAACGCCAAAATTTTATTAATTCATACTGGTGGATTGCAAGGTATTCAAGGCATGAATTTAAAACTAAAAAATAAAGGTTTACCAATACTTCATACACATGATTAA